The genome window GGAGCCGAGGCGCGGCGGGGGGTGTTGTGGGGGAGGGCCCTGGCCGAGTGAGGGGCTCACTCAGGACAGGCACAGTCAGCTCGGCTGAGCGAGGCTCAGAGTAAGGCGGCCTTCCTCACAGAAGAACACATCGGAAAAAGCTGCTCCTCTTCTGCTGGTCTGGTGTGATTTTGACTCCCTGGTTGCTCCCCTGGGGGCTGTTGCCTTCCTGAAATTGTAAGAGGTTTTCCGAGATTATGGCTGAGCATCATGAGTACCAAGTCTCTTAACCAACCAGCCTGCCAACTAATGAACCAACCaaccatccatcatccatccatcccctCCCTCGCTCCCTTCCTTCCAACCAGCCAACCACCTATCCATTCCGTCCCAACCAGCTGCCCATCCAccccctcccatccatccatcccggCTCTTCCAACCAGCAGTCCACCTGTCCATTCCCTTGCATCTAACCACCCGCTTCCTtcacccatccatctatccaacTGTCCCCTCCAACAGACAACTCATCTTTCACAAACCCAGAGATCTGTTTTTTCATCTGCTACCCCACCCACCACTCCTTCTAACCATCCATTCTCTCAATCACTTATTCACCTACCCATCCACCCCCTTTCCATGCACCTTCTCAGCATCTTTGCAACCACGGATTCACCTATCTCACTCTCCTCTTTCCCTACTTCCTTCTCTGTATTGAGCCACCCTTTCTCCTTTCCATTCATCTACCTACCCATCTATGTTGAGCATGTTATCAGTGAGGCAGCTGAGGGGCAGCAGAAAGGCTCTCTCGGGATTGGAGGGGCTGGGTTGAAAGGTCCCAGTGCCACCCACACCTAGCTGGTCTCCATGCCCCTGTGCCAAGGCTCTGCTCACCATCTCTCCCCACAGTCTGCCTTCCACCCTGCTGCAGGTGACGTAAGCCCTAAACTCAAGATCTGTTGAAAACCCATCACTGCTGCCGCCCAGCATTTGAAGTCTCTGATCTGGCCCCCGCTGACCCTGGGAACTGAGATCCTATCTTCGCCCACGGCACCATGCTTGGAAAGGCTCGGCCCTGTTTCTTGGACtaattccttttcatcttctagCTCTCAGGTCAGACCTGACTTTATTCAACAGCAACTGTCGACTGTTGGGCGCTGCCATGGGCAGCGTATGCAGTGGCGGACAAGACCAGCTCCCCTGCCTTAGGGAGCTCACATGGTATGTGGGAGATGGAAATCACACAGGGACACAGATCAGCATGAGTCCCTGTAGTGGTGAGTAATGAGAGGGAAGAGGTGGGGCGAGTGGTGGAGGGGTGTTCTGATGGTGATATCTGAGCAGAGGCCTCGTGGAGCAAGGGAGTGAGGCCAGGGACGGTCCAGGGGCTGTGGTCAGCAGAGTAACTGCCCCCAAGGATGTCCATGCCTTCATCCCTGGCACCTGTGAATTGAATCTCTGACATGGCAGGAGGGACTGTGCAGATGTGATCAAGATGAGGGGGGAGAGTGTCCTGGATCATTCAGGTGGGTCAGGAAGGAGCGGGGAGGATGGAAGCAGGCTCAGAGAGATGCTGAGAGGCTGGCTGGGAAGATGTAGGAAGGGGTCATGAGGCAAGGAATGCTGTGGCCTCTAGAAGCTTAACCAGGCAAGGAAACGGTCCTGCCCTGGAACCTCCAGCAAGGatggcagccctgctgacaccctgctcTTGGCCTGGTGAGACCCACTTCCGACTTCTGACCTCCACATTAAGATAAGAAATGTGTATTGTTTAAATGGCTAAGTGTGTTCTGGGAGTTTGTTATGGCGGCCAGAGGAAACAAATGCAAGTGGAGAGCAGCCCAGgtagaggggaaagaaaaatccAAACGAACCTGGGGTGTTCAGGGAACAAGCAAAGGCCAGCATGGCGGGGCAAAGGGGAGGACAGAGAAGCAGCAGGTGACAAGATGGAGCAAGTGGCAGCAGGCAGAGCACAAGTGGGGTGGGCCCTGGGGGAGCCTGGCTTTCTGTGAGGCTCTTAAGAGAGGAGACAGAAtacagggaggtggggaaggcagagccaggCACATCAGTGATGTAGGATGGATACAAACTCGCAGCCAGCAGAAACGAAAGTTCTGGAGAGCTAATGCACTGTGTGGTGATTCTAGTCGGTGACATGGACTGTGGCACTTACTGCGCTTCATAGGTACTGTGTCTTCCACAACCTGAAGGTGTGTGGCAGCCCCGTGTTGAGCAAGTCTATTTACTGATGCCATTTTTCCAACTGCATCTGCTtacttcgtgtctctgtgtcacattttggtaattcacaCACTATTTCAAACTTTCCCATTGTATGTGTTATAgtaatctgtgatcagtgatctttggtgTTACCATTGCAAAGAGATTATGACTTGcttagatgatggttagcatttggGGGGGGGACAATAGAGTAtctttaaattaaggtatgcactttttctttttcttttttttttttagatataatgctgTTGTGGGTTTAATAGACCACAGTACAGTGTAGACAACTTTTATAGGCCAggcactgggaaaccagaaaatGCGTGTGACTTGCCTTACtatgatattcactttattgtggtggtctggaaccgaacCCACAGTATCTCCGAGGTAGGCTCGTATAAACGTCAAAGCCGCTGAGAGACTAGACCTTAATTGTTCTCAACACGAGTACAAAAGTGATGTTTATGGGACGTGACAGAGGTCTTAGCTAACGCCATGGCGGTAACTGCACTGCAACACACAAATACCAAACCAACATGCTGTACGCCTCAAACTTCCACAATACCGCGTGTCgactatactaaaaaaaaagaagacccaTATAAAATGTATGGGGCTGAAACTCTGAACATAAACAAAGGTGGGAGGAAATGGATGGAATTTAACTGTTGGTGATTTGCCACTGAggcaacagagaaagagaaattgtgAGGATTATAGCTGAGTCAGCGCTTCACCATCCAAGCCTGGGAAGGATACAGCGCATTCTGGAGGTGACCAACAGGCCTCCATCAAAAGCCCAGGCACAGTGTCGCCGTGATGCTCAGGGTAACTCCCAGTGGGTGAAACTGAGTCAGAAGGATTGTTAAGAATTAAAATTCTACTATTATACTGAAGAGGAAAGAATTCTAAGAAAACtacaattttaagaaaaagttttgtAAAATGTCAGCTTATGTGGGCTATTTTCCATTTTGGCTAAAGAACTGCTATTAAATCAGTCGATCACATGCCTTGCAATTCAATTCACAGCATCTTAGAACTATGAAAATAATGCTTGTTTTAAATCAGACGTCAACTACTTGAACGGCGTTTTGTATTATATGCGCAGCCTTGTATGACCAGATGCAGAACAAGTCACAAATGTAGTGCTTCACGCTCTCACATCAGAAAACAGGGAGCATTGCTGGGTGGGAAAAGAGTGGTTGATGGAGCAGAGGCTCTGGAGCAAGACTCACACCAACATTTAGGTGCTAAACACGCCCAAAATATAGCCAAGCATTCAGACTCCACCAAGAAAGCACTAGCCCCGCCGCATGCTGGGGACTGTGAAACTGCTCACGTGGTAAACAAAACAGCCGGAAATGAATGACAGGGCgggtgggaagggtttcaggcCTCAGAGCCCCAGGACCCACCAAAGCTTGTCACAACCTGCAGAATTTGgggctggaaggaaaaaaaaggcgaTCAACCTGCCAGATTCGTCAGGACGGGAAgccagtggctgtcagaggcctTGCTGGGGGCCTCAGAGCATGGAATCTTGGCCCCCTTCCCAGCCAGGCCATGCGAGGTCCAGCCAGGCCCTGAGAAGCAGTACTTGCCCAGGGATGCATTACATCACTGAGGGTGATGCCAGCCGGGTCCAACAGGGGTGCACGCAGGGATCTGGGAAGGACACACACTCACcaattttttatccatttttgctTTGATGTCTCTGGCGAGAGTGAAAAATGCCTGCAGAATAAGCACACAGTCAGTATCCCTGGAGTGGGAAGCAGATGGGGGCCTGCTGGTTCCTGTTCCCCGCTGTGCAGTGGGCATGGCTCAACAGCGGGGCCAGTCGGGGAAAGTTTTAGGACAGAGACCTGGCACAGGTCTCACCTGTCCAGCCCCATCTCCCGCCCCTACTGGGGTACCCTCACCCACCCAGACCACCACTTCCCCTGAGCCAATGACACTGGGAGGTGGGATCACCCTCAACTGgtcagagaggaaactgaggcttggaggggCCAACTGACTTGTTCCAAGGCACCCAGTGGCTATCTCTGTCCCTGACCCCTGTGCTCTGCCGGCCCACTTTGCCCCTCTTCTGAGAGTCAGGGGCAGGGCAGAAACATAAGCGGCTCTTTGGCTAAGCAAGCTTCATTTTGGGTCCTTGTCCAGTAGGAAGGCCTCAAAGGCCTGGCAGGTGGGGTGGAAGGTTCATCTTCCCCAGGTCGGCAAAGGATCAAGCGGGCCTGACCCCGGGCTGTTGCCTCTGTCCCAGTCTCCTGGccatttcctcccttccctcaacTGGACAGTACTTAGAAACCCGACTCTGACACaaccctgccctgggccccagagAGATGAATCGTCCTCAGCATTTCTTCCTGGTCTGGTGAGAGGTAGTCAGCAAACAGCCCTGTGAAGTCTGGCCATAGAGGGTGGCTCAGGATGCTGGGGATGCCCAAAGTGGTGGGCCTAAGGGTCTGGAGGATGGCAGGGGCTTTTGGGGGGAGGAGTGACACAGGCTGGGCCCTGATGGGAAAGGGAGCGTGTGTGTGGGAGGGAACAGGACAATGGAAAAGGCTTAGAGGAGGGTGGCAAAGGTGGCCAGGAATGGCGAGCGGTGGGTGAGGCCCGAGGCACACGCTGCTTGGGGCCAGCTGGGGAGGGCCCTCTGTGCCATGCGTAGGGGCCTGAGGTCGGGAGTGGTGTGGAAGATCTGTTTTGGAAAGATTGCTgggcgggaggtggggggaaTGGAGGAGAAGGCAGGTCAGCTGCCGGGCTGGTGTGGCTAGAGAGGAGAGGAAGCCTGGGCCGAGGCTCAGTCAGGGCCCCCTACTCTGCCTGGGCTGTGACTGGGGCCCGTCTGTGTGCATGGTGAGAATGAAAACACCAACCTGGAGCCAGGCCTGGGCACTAGCCAGCTgggactctctgagcctcagtttcccctcatGCAAAACTGTGCCTGCTCCCAGGGCTGTTCGAGAGCTAGCAAGATGAAGTCCTAGGTCAGAACATGGGGGCGACTCTCCCATGCTGCCTGGGCCTGGCGCGTGGCACTGCCCAGGAAGTGCCTCTCGGCAGGCCGTCCAGGAGGGCAGCTGGAGCCTGCACCAGTCCCTGAGGCGGAGCTTCTCTGAACCCCCTGGCCCCGAACTGTGGGCTTGGGACTCACGTTCTCCACGTTGATGTTGGCCTTTGCGCTGGTTTCCATGAACTTGATTCCATAGTCCAGGGCCAGCTGCGAGGGAGGGAGACACACATGAACATCAGCCACCAGGTGTCCCTGACTCCTATGCAGCACCCAGAGTTGGGAACAATGAGGGGTGGGGCCTGCACCCTCTAGCAACCAGTGGAGAGCAGGTGGTGAGTGTTCCTggcaggagggtggagggggccAGGCTCTGTTCTCTGCCCTCTGTGGCCTCAACGGGTCCCACGAAACACTGAGTGGGAGCAGAGCACATCCGAGGAGACTTCACTGCTTTCAGTCTTTAGCCTGAAGCCTGGCTGGGCGAGGGCTTTCCACCTTCTCTTCTCATGGCACACGCCCCACTGGGGCAACCAATTTGCCCAGCAAAGTCCTGTGTCCCGGGACTCCCTCAGACTTGGATGAGACAGGATGGCAGGTCTCCTTACGCTCATAAAGATTATGAGGGAGTCTCCCTAAAGCCCAGCCTCTCCATCCGTGAGCAATCTGGGGGTCctctggggcagggcagggctgacCTGCCCCGTGGCACCCAGCGGCCACCATGCCCACCTTCTCTCCCCGTTCCCTGGAAACTTGTCTCTTGTCGTTCACGTCGCACTTGTTCCCGAGTATCATCTTTTCGACATCTGCGGAGGCGTGCTGCAAGGAGAGGAGCAGACGGGGCAGGTGAGAGGTGAGGTCAGACCGGACAACTTGTAGACCGTCCCCCAAGATCAGAGCGGCGGGTCAGGGCTGCTAGGCACGCCCTTACAGGCGACaagctgaagttcagagaggctgAGTGGCCCGTCCTATGTCACACAACTGATGTCAGGGCAGAGTTCAGGGTTCTGGCTGCTACTCTGACCAAGTGCATGCTCTCTGACTGCCAAGGACGGCCTCCATGCCCGTCCCTGGGCTCCTGGCGGGCTCTGGCTTATGGGAGGCAAGCGAGGCTGGGATTCCCGTCTCTGCTCACCTCCCGTCCTCCCGGGCTCCTCTGCTGGAGGCCCCAGCTGCGGTCCCGGGACCTTCCATCCAGCTCTATCTCACTCTCTCTGGGCTCTGGAAACAGGCTGTGCCTGGGGTAGTCACAGCCTTTGGTCACTGGTCACCACCAGCCTTGGGTGCTTTGCCATCCCCTGGCATTTCCTGAAATCTGCCCTCTGCCTGAAAATGGCTCCCTCCTCCAAACCTCCCCTGCACTCCACCACAGTGGGCCTTGCTTCCCGAAGGACTGGCTCATCGGAAAGGCCCTTCTCACTGTAGCTCAGATCTGCTCTCTGGGAAACATGTCCCACTCCTCCCTAATTTCCTACTGACCAGCAGGCCCTCTTGCCTACTGGCCAGAACAGAGCTTCCACAGAGCCTAGCGTGAGGTGAGCAGCTCCCCTCCTCAGCCCGGGCCCAGCCTCCTGTCAGCAAATGCGGGGTCACCGGGAGGCGGCCCAGTGCAGCTGCTCACAGATGCTGGCTGCGACCTGACCTTTGGCCCTGGCTTCACAGGTGGGTGAAGTTCTCAGACCCGAAGCCCCACCTGGTGAGTCATCCAAAGCCACAGGTGCATCGTCCAGGGAGGCCCTAGGGGCAAGGGGACGCTCTCTGGAGAGTGGGAAGGGGACGGCACTGGCCCCTGGATGGGGAGGCCAGGCTGgctgccttctcttccctcctggtTCAAGGTCTCCTTTCACAGGCAACTGCAGTTTGAGCATGGGGAGCTCACTCCACCTCACACCCTGCTCTCCTGTAGCTCAAAGTACAACTGACACCTCTCGCCACACCCAGCAAATACAAAGGTCAACACCAATTCTAGAACCTTCCTTCTCTAGAAAGCACCAAATGCTCACAGTGACGAAGAGCCCAGATAGATATCCTCCATTCGTGACCTCAATGTCACCCAAACCCAACAACCCAGCTGGGGAAATGGGCTCTCAGGGCTTCTCTGTGACAAGGCCAGGTCACCGATGTGACCTTTCACCCTCAGGCCAGACCCCACCACACCCGTGCTCACAGAGGAGCCTCGCTGGCTCCCTGCGGCCAGTAGGCTAAGTATGGCCACCTGCCTTGGCAGGCAGCGAGGGTTCCCGGCCCCCTCTGACAGTGCTCCCGGCTACAGGGCTCTTGGCAAGTTACCCATAGGTGTCTCTGTGCTCAGTGATCTCACATGTAAACCAGCGGGCTCCGGGGTGAGGACTGGGGAGAGGATGAGTGGGGCGTTCCTGCAGGTGGCAGGGGCCTGCAAGTCTTACCTCCTCAATGTTCCGAATCCAGTTCCGGATGTTGTCGAAGGACTTCTCGTTGGTGATGTCGTAGACCAGCATGATGCCCtgagcagggggagacagagacgTGCACTCTGGAGGAGCTGCCAGCTCTCTGGCAGGGAGGCCCCAGCAAGGTGGGGCGGCAGGGACCCCGACAGGACAACCCTCCCCCGGGCCCTTCCTCCTGCTGGGCTCCAGCGCTTGCCTCTCCCTTGGGTCCCAGGCTCTAGCTCTGCTCCTTGGCCACCAATGTGACCCTCCTCCCTGGTGAACAGACCCCACCCCACCGGCGCTTACAGAGGAGGCTTGCTGGCTCCCTGCTGCCGGCAGGAAGAGCGCGGCCCACGCACCCGCAGCCAGCGAGGCCCCGGCGGCCgacctcccagcctcacatcctgCAGCTCCCTGTTCCACAGGCGGCGTTCCACAGCTCTGACACCCACTGCGCTCCCCCTCGCACCAACCCTTTCCTGGGCTCGGCCTCTTCCACACCCTCACTCACCGCCCACCCCCGGCCCCTGGCCTGAGTTCCCTCCTGGGCTCGGCCAGCGCCGCCTTCTCTGGTAGCCCCATTGTCACCCCTCGTCTGGTGCCTACCATGTACTTCTCCCTGAAGCCTCACAGGCTGGGTCGGGTGGTCCCACTGTGAGAATGGGGAACCTGAGGCTGGGGGGTCGGGGGCTAGGTCCCTGTGTCCAGTCACCCGAGACAGTAAAGGACACAACTGGGTCTGAGGCCAGGGGGGACAGATCCCATGGGGGAAGACCCACATGCCTTCCAGAGACCCCATCAGAGTGGGGGCTGGCTTCAAACACCAGGGCAGGCAATGCTGAGGCTTCCGGGGTTCCATATCCCATGTGTGAGCACCTGGGAGACGGTCCACAGGTCCTGAAATAGCTGCAGAGTAAATCCGCCTCTGCATGAGCCCACGATCTTGCTAACAcccaagagaaaggcaaatatcccCATTTGATTCAAGGGGAAACCGAGATGCAGAGAAGTGACCTTTAAGATTTAAGCCCAGCTCTGAAGGAACAGATGACACCGGTTCCCGTTAGGAACCTTCCTGGGTCCTCCTCAGGATCAAGCAATGCTCAGGGCCACCCTTCAGTGGTCCCTGGACATCCCCATGGCAAGCCAGCATGCAGCATTCTCGCAGGTCCCCATGCAGCTCAGCCCCTGGGCTCCGAGGCACGTGGTTCCAGCTGTCTGGCCCGGGGCCCAGCttactcccttccctccctctaccTGCTCCCAGGGCCGAGTCCTCCGTCCACAAGCTCTAGTGATAGCCAAGGCGTCTCCGAGGCCACCTGAATTCGCAGAGTAAGAGCTTAGGCTGTGTGTGATGGGAGATAACCACCAGGGCAGGGGAGTGACCAACCCACAGGCAGGGCAAGCGGGCCACTGCAATTCCAAACCCACACTGTGCCCTTGAGGATATACATGGTGGCCTTACAGCCTGTCACAAATGCCACCTGGGATCCCTCATTCAGTGGTCTCCTAGGGAGACTGAATAGAGATAGCTGACGAGAGAACTCGGAAGAGCTTTCACTGGCTGTGATGTCTGCCACGCCCAGCCAAGGTCAGCCGAGGTACAGATGCTGGTGGGCAGACTCTGTGAGTTGAGCATCACTGGGGCCTCTGCCTAGTGCCCCTTGTCAGGGGCAAGAAAGGCCACAGGGCTGTGAGGCTTTTCTGCCCCTTTATCCAGGGACTGGCCCCTCTGATGGCCCAGGATtctgccgccaccaccaccaggtTGACACCACGTATGCAAGATTCCAAGGTCCCGGATTATTACCTatggggggctgggggcagtgggTAGAGCTATCAGGAAAGAGCAGAAGTCCCTGGAAAACATAGTGTCACTCCATTCTCGGCCCTCCCTGAAGCTCCCCCTGGGCTCCAAGTGACCATTTTCTTACCCGTCTGGGCACAGCTCCCCATATCTACCTGCAAACTCAAAACAGGACCCTGGACATTCGATGTTCCCCAAATTTGGGGAACTAGACgccaagggtctagtaccacaAGGACAAAGATGATGACAGGGCTGAACTAATGGCAATCTTTGCACTGTTCTGCACAGTTGCCACCACCCACACAAGGTTGTGAGGGGATGTGACCTCGGGGCTGGGGGTTCCTACCTTAACTGATTTAAATTCCAACAACCATACATGGCTAGCGGCTTCCTTATGCATTAGGCCAGGTCTAGGAGGATGCAATCATCTTGGGGCTGGATAGGGTCTTACGTATGGCTCAGTCCAGACTTGCTGGGGCTGGCTGAGGATGTGGGCACTAGAGAGACACAGCCACTACTGGCCGAGACATCGACCCTCTGTGTGAACTGAAGCAGGGGCTGGAATGGcactgaccctcagtttcctcatctgtaaaatggggataaccatGGAATCCACTCTCAGGAGTTTATGGCCAAGACCTGGGCCCAGTGCCTTCAGCAGGGAACGGCTGGgtgaagggggttgggggtgaTTTTTCAGCCCAGAGAGGGATGGGGTCTACCTGAAGCCACACAGCAGAAGCTCCCCCAggaccccagagcccctgccccaCCAGAGCACAGCAAGGTGAGGGAAAAATtagcaaattaattttaatgaggAGAACTAAGGTTGCAACCCACACGATTGAGTTTCTATTATGTTCAGACACCATGTGGGATGCTCTAAATACTTAATGCCTCTATTCATTTCTGCCGTTCACCAGCAGTTCCTACTGCATACTCAGCGTGGTCCCAGGCATCAGGTGTGTAGCAGGGACACAGCTCTCCTGGAGCTTATGCCTAGTGGAGGAAACAGGTGTCTATGCAGTTGATCGAGGGGGCGTGGCACGTAAGGGATGGGGCATGCTGGGAGCTGAAATTGGGGAGACGGCCATCCACCCTCCTAGCTGCCTGGATGTACCCCTGTTCTCTGTTCCGCTTTCAGAGGGTGACCCAGGGGCTGAGCCAGGTCCTGGGAACCTACCTCCCATTCTTGGCAGTCCCTGGGCACCCTACTCCATTCACACCTCACAGGTGCATGACCTGTTCGGGGACCTTGGGGGCAGGGCCCTGGCCCAttctggggaccctgtgtgtatTATTCAGGCCTGGCCTGGAGAAGGGGCTCAGTAAAAATGTCTGAGAGATGACAGACGAGTCTTCCTATCACATCACCCGCCTCAGGCCCAGGCAACAAATGTTAATGGCCAACCAGCCCAGAGCAAGTCAGCTCCTGGACGATCTTCCAAGTTTTTGGTAGCAAATTCCAGAGACCGACGGGGGCCACCTGAGTGCTCTTAAGTGTCGGGGCATGTCGGCTCCGATTTCACTGACCTCACCCAGAAGAACCGGCTTCCTGTGTCTTCCTTCATTCCTAGAGAATTAGGTTTCCTTAAACCCTGCATTGTCCCTGACGCCAGAAGGGGATGTATGGAtgaagaggtggaggtggggcacACAGCCTTTTCCCAAAACTAACTCAGAACCAAGGACCCCTGAAGAGCCAGAGCACGGGCTCCTTAGAAACactcagattttggtatccaagtCAGTGATGTtcattttgactttaaaaaaaaaaaagacaacccccCCAAAGCCAATCCATACCATCGCGCCCCTGTAGTAAGCCGTTGTGATCGTCCGAAACCGTTCCTGACCAGCTGTGTCCCTAAAGATGACAAGAAGGGGTGTTAGTGATACAGAATGAGAACAGTCGTCACAGTGAGAACGAGGGGCCTTTACCCATGATGGACACCCAGCTTTCTCATGGGTCACCTCCTGATTCACTGTCCTGCTGTGGGGCACCCCAATCCCTGCATTATTACAGAGacggaaactgaggcttgggcgCGTGTCTGATGTCTCCTGGCTGGGGATGCGGCAGAACCACGAGGTCTCTTCCACACCTTGGCTCCCTGGGAATCTCCCCGGAGTCTCTGGGCCCCGTAAGAGCCAAGGGTGGATGTTATTATTTGTGAAAATCTGGGTCCTCCGGTGTGGGAGGGGCTGGTCAAGTGACATGGAAACACAGCCCTCACCGGTGGGCTGAGCCGGGTGAGATCGGTGGGGCTTGGGAAGCACTTCCACACTCGCCATCTGGGTGGGGGCCAAGGGGAGAGTCCTTCTACCTCAGTAAGGAGGCGACACCTGGTAAGACATGCCCAGCTCTTGGAAGGGAGTGTGTTCAGTTTGGTTTAAAGGTGACTTAACTGATTGATGGTGGAGCCAGGGTAAGAACATGTCTTTTGTCTCTGGGCCCAAGGTTCCTCCTGTGACCCTGCATCAccctctgtgctgggctctgcaTATCTGGACTATACAGAAGCCCCTCGTTTGGGGCTCAGTTGACTTTCTGCCGCCAAGAGCAGGTGAAGTCAGTGGTTATGAAGTTATTTTACAGCTGTTTTAGAAGAGTTTTAAGAGAGTCATTGACCCCACTGCGAGTGCTGagagcagaagcagggagacaggAGGATAGGAAAGCAAAACTTCTGCCTGCTGGTACAGTGTCACTTTGGACTTGGGCACCGAGGCTGCCAGGGAGCCAACGTGTTGGAAAGAGAGGAACCGCTATGGCTTGGAACTTACAAGGTGGCCAGAGACTGGCTGCCTCCGGAGCTCGGTAGGATCGGTTGGCCACACCCAGATTTCGATTTGAAGTCAGGTTCAGAGGTGGATACCACTGAAGTTgagggcccccccaccccaggcaggcaGGCCAAGGCACACACTTTGAGGCTTGAGTTGGAGAGGTGAGCTGCAGGGAGGGAGGCCTCCCCTCCCACTCTTGGGTGCTCCCCTGGACCAGAGGGACTGGCTACCCTTCCAAATATGACTTCTCTTACTTCTGCTCGGGGCTTGTGTGTCCCTGCAGGTGACGTGGCTGCAGGGCAGGACCCTCCCACATCTGAGCACAGTGGGCTGCAGACCAGAGCCTATGTCCAGGACGGGGACTCACAAACTCTCTTATTTTATGTGGCGTAAGAAGTCAGCCCTAGGTGAGTGGAATGGAAACGGGTCTTGCCATTGGGCCTAGCCTTGGCTTATTTTCGGTTCTGGGGTTTCAGGTCTGTGTGTTAGGAAGTGAGGCCTGGGCTGCCccaggggaggaaagaggaagtgATGCCAGGCCTTCGGCAAGCTGATAGGCTCAGGGGGGCTCAGGGGGGCTCAGGGGGGAACTGCCGGGCTGGGGCATCTTGCTACCTCGGCAGCCCTCACCGTGGCCAGGCAGAGGGCTCGCTCCACGATCAGTGGGAGCAGGCCGCTCTGAAGCCCGCATGCTGAGTTAACTGGGACCGGGAGTCCTGTCCCTGAAGGGGCTGACAGACTCTCATCCCCAGCAGCCAGCAGGGCACAGTTCCTGGGGCTTCTGAAGAAAGCCCGATGCGCCTGGGCTGGCCACCAAGGGACGGAGGCTGTGGtcacagggagaggggaggggtcaCTAGGGGCTTCAGGCTCAAAGtacctgctgggggaggggctgccaaaGGCAACAGCTCTTACCATATCTGTAGTTTAATTCTCTTGCCATCGAGCTCTATGGTCCGAATTTTAAAGTCAATTCCTGAAAGacaaggaataaaaggaaaaaaggggtATCACGGTCAGCCCACTTCTCAAGCTGTGTCTTGGCTGGTGCTGCCAACCCGGGCGGGTGACAGCTGCCACGGTTTACTGAGTACCTGTGGGGTGCTGGGCATGTGGGATCTCTGAATCCCTCACATAGGTCTGGAGGCACCTGAGAACTTTCTCCTCTCACTGAAGGGGAGGCTGGGCAAACCCAGAGAGTGCAGACGCCAAAACCTTGTTCTTGTCCCGCAAGCCACACCTGACCCTCCAAGCGCACTGGGCATGGGGCCCGGAGAGGCACCTGATGCAGGCAGGCCTCTAGCATCTGCAAGTGTTGTTCTCTCTCCGGAGGTGGTCCCTACCCTGCCTGCCTGTCGGCCTGGTGAACTTCTCCTCCTTTGAGACCTGCCAGAAGGTCACCTCCCCAAAAGCCATCTGGACCCTGCCCTCCTCCGCTCCACGCTCTTGCTTTAGTCCCCTCTCCCCAGGACCAGGGCGACCTCTCAGCCTCATTGCCTATTCTCCAGGCTCCCACTGTTGTCC of Vicugna pacos chromosome 22, VicPac4, whole genome shotgun sequence contains these proteins:
- the RAB8A gene encoding ras-related protein Rab-8A; protein product: MAKTYDYLFKLLLIGDSGVGKTCVLFRFSEDAFNSTFISTIGIDFKIRTIELDGKRIKLQIWDTAGQERFRTITTAYYRGAMGIMLVYDITNEKSFDNIRNWIRNIEEHASADVEKMILGNKCDVNDKRQVSRERGEKLALDYGIKFMETSAKANINVENAFFTLARDIKAKMDKKLEGNSPQGSNQGVKITPDQQKRSSFFRCVLL